AGGCTAAATTGCCGCACTTCTTCATCCCCAAAACGATAGGTTTCAGGAGTCGTTACTATTCGTAATAAACTCAACCAATCAAAAACATCTTGTTTCAATTCAGTTAATGAAACATTCACCCGAGTCATAACCATATAGATTTTCTTTGTTTTTTTCATTTTGCTCCACCTCATTCCTTGCGTTAAGTATAACGAAAAAAAAAAGAGACTTCATCTAATATACTTATGAAATTATAAAAGAGAGGATTTTTAGAGTTATTGTCAAAGAAAGTCCATTTAAAAAATTAATTTTACTAAAAATAGTATAAAAATAATGATTTCAGCCAAGCCTAAAAAAACACCTTATTTCTTACAAATCTCAATAATTTGAAAGAGATAAGGTATCTTTTTATTTAGCCATTTCAATTTATTTGTTTGCTTTTTTGATCCACAATGCGATTAATTATATACAACAAGAGTGTCCCGATACCGATAATTGCAATTGCCAAATAAAACGCGTAGAGTTTTGAGCCAGTGATATCTGAAATTTTCCCTGTTAACGACGGAACAATTACTGAAGCGGACATTCCAAAAAAGTTAAACACTCCATACATTGTTGCAACGCTGCCTTTAGGTGCTGATTCTCCTAGCCAAGAAATAATGATCGGTTCGACCGCTAACTTTCCAAAAAAACCGTATGCCATAATGCCAATTACTAAAATCATTTGATTCGTTGTCGTGACAGTCAGAAACAACACACTAGCAGCTAAAATCTCAAGTACGATAATCAATTGTACCTTTTTCATGGGAATTCCATCTGCAATCCGGCTAAAAATCAATGCACCAGGTATAGCAGTAAAAAATACTAGCGAGGAAGCCAAGCCCACTGATGTTCCAGAAAATCCTTTTTCGGTTTCTAAAAAATTGGGCAACCATGTATCGATCAGATAATATGTGTATAACGTTGAAAAATATAAAATATAGGCTGAAATCATTCGAGGTTTAAACAACGCCTTAATTGAAACGTGCTTTTTCTTTTCGGAATACTTACTAACACTTGATCCCTTTTTCGGTTTTTCTAAATGAATATAACGTAAAAACATGACGACAGCCATTAAAATCAATACGATTGTAGCAAAAATCAAGGCTTGCCATGGCAATATTCCTGTTCCAACCAAATAACTGGAAGAAATTAGCCCTAGACCGCTACCAATCGCAGTTCCGCTATTGACGATTGCAGTCGATAAGCTTCTTTTAGAAACCGGTACATATTCTGCGGTCAATGAATAAGCTACTCCATAGTATGTACCACACCCTAAACCTGCAAGAATACTTCCAATAAACACGACCCCAATATTTTGAGCCAAACCAACAATCACCGCACCAAGTCCAAACAATAAGAAACCAGGAATCAATATCTGCTTCTTCCCTAACCTATCTACAAGCAACCCTGATGGTATTTGCATACAAACATAACCTAAAAAATAAAAACTTGAAATGTGTCCTAGCTGTGCATCCGTTGCACCACCAAAATACTCACTAATGATTGGATAAATAGGGGTCAATATTGTTCGATAGATCCAGATAACGATCCAACCGATCGTTAATATATAGATAATTTGCTTCCAATAAGGCGTTCGTCTATTACTACCTTTAAGTTCATCCATAATTTGTTCTCCTTTTTAAGGTTCAATCACTAACTAAGCTGCATTTCTATTTCCCCTCTAAAATAAGAAAAATCAGACAATAAAAATAATTATTTTTATGTCTGATCTTCCCAACCACGCTATTAACTTAATTATTTCTTGATAAAGGCACCCACAAAATCAGTAGCCACTCCTGATTCTTGCGAATAGATAACATGACCTCTTAGAACTGTTTGAACAACTTGAGCACCAATTTCACGCCCAATATAAGGACTAATTTTATTACGATATTCCAAATCCTCAGCTTTTAGTGTATAAGGAGCATTTGGTTTGATCAACACAAAATCAGCATCTTTCCCTATACTGATCCGACCTTTTTGATCCAGATCATAGCGATCAGCTGGGTTCGTCGCAATAATATCCGCAAATTGTTTTAATGACATCCCTCTTTTTTGAACCCCTTCGTCAAAAAGAACATCGACATTATTTTGAACACCAGAAATACCGCCCCATGCTTCAAAAGCATTCGCTTTATCTTTTAAATCAGGCGTACATGGAGAATGATCAGATGTTACAAAATCGATTTCTCCAGTTAAAACTTTTTTCCACATACCATTTTGATTTTCTTTATCACGGATCGGTGGTGAACATTTAACAACTGGTCCAATTGCATCCAACTCATCTGTATCAAAATATAAATAGTGCGTACAAGTTTCACACGTAACATCAACACCTGCTTCTCTAGCCTTGGTTACTTCCTCTACACCTTCTGGACAAGCAATATGACAAATATGAATACGACATCCCGTTTCTTTGGCAAATAAAATGGCTCGACGAATTGGTTCTACTTCTGTAAAGACTGGACGACTGGCTACATAAGCTTTCAGTGTTGTTTCACCATTTTTATACGCAATTTCACCTAATTTATCGGTAATGGCTGCATTTTCAGCATGAATCGCCAAAACTTTACCTGTTTTAGCAACTTGTTTCATCCCTTCATAAAGAGAGTAATCATCAACATTCATAAAATCTCCATCAATGCTACGATCACCACAAGTAGCCATAAAACACTTATAAGCTGCTACGCCACCAGCATCTAGCTCTTGAATTCCGCCTTTTAAATTAAAGGGCACTACCCCGCCAAATGAGCCAACATCCGATTTCAGTTTTCCTTTACCAGTATTATATTTAATTTCCAAAGACTCACCATCAACTGTTGCTGGCACTTGGTTTAAAGGCATTTCCATAAATGAGGTAACCCCACCTTTGGCACAAGAAGCGGTTCCTGTAATATACCCTTCCCATTGATCACGATAACCACCACCAGGATCGGTAATATGCACATGAGCATCCACCATACCAGGACTGACCACTAAGCCTACCGCATCAATGACCTTATCCGCTTCTCCAAGATCACTCCCAATCGCTGCAATCAACCCATCTTTTACGGCAACATCTGTTTTAACTTCTCCCGACTCCAGAATAACTAAACCATTTTTGATTATTAGATCATAACTCATATACTTTCCTCCTAAATTTAAAAGCGGAACAAATCGGTTAATCCTCTAAAAAATTAGGAAATTAACATTGAAACGTTCTTTGTTTCACTATTAATTTATCTATTTTCCTAAGGATTGATTTGTGCAGCTAGATACTATTAAAAGCTGAATAGGCTCGATTAGGCTCGTAGAAAAATAGGAAAATACGATTGCGACGCTTTTTGTCACGAGCATATTTTGTCTTTTTCAGATTGGCAAAAGCGTAACCCGCACAACTATTATTTTTTATCAAAGAATTTTCTTAATAGCAAATATAAAACAAAAGCTGATACAAAACCTGAGATCCAAGAAATATCAGAAATTATTTTCAATGCTGGGATAAAATTACCACTTAAACAGATCACTAAAGCCACAATAGTTGCTACATAAGCAGGTTTATTCAGACCCTTATAACTATTTTGACTATTATCTGCCTTTGGATCCATATATAACTGATTCAAGTCGATCTTTTGTTTTTGAACAAAATAGTAATTTGCAATCATTACTCCTGCAACTGGTCCTAAAACAGCACCAATCGTATTCAAGAAGATAAAGATACTTGCTGCATTTTCCATCAATTTCCACGGCATAATTAGAAAACTAATCACACTAGCGAGTAAGACCCCTTTTTTATAATCAATTTTCTTAGGGAATAAGGCACACAGCTGATAGGCAGCTGGAATAATATTTCCAGTAGCATTAGTAGAGACAGTCGTTAATAAGAATACTAGCATTGCTACAATAATTGCAAATGAATTATCCCAACGGTCAACGATATTTAGAATATTCCATTCTTGAATACCATAACGAATTGATCCACCGATCAAAATCACTACACTTGAAAAAGCAAAGATACCATAACCAACTAAAAAACTAGCTGTTTGACCGATTGTTTGATCTTTGGTTGATTTTGCATTTTGAGTAAAATCTGAAACGCTAGCCCCTGGTGCTGCCCAAACAGCTAAAACAGAATTGATGATCATCAGATAGACAAATACTGGCGAAATATTATGGGCTGCACCGGCAACATCATAAGATAAAATTGGACCAAGTCCGCCGACCGCACCAATCGCCCAAATAGCCATGCCACCAAAAACAATATAGATCAGCGGACTTAAAATTGCTGTAAACTTATTAAGAATCTTCCCCCCGCCAAAACCAATCAGCATATTGACAACCCAAAATAACGTGAAAGCAATCAATCCAGGAACCGAAATCCCTAAGATCACCGTGTCTCCTCCAAGAGTCAAAAATCCCGGCCAAATTTTACCAATCAAAATCAACAACGCCAACGAACCTGTATAATTCTGTAAGCCAAACCAAGCGATTGCTGCCACACAACCTCTAAGAAATCCTGGAAGCTTCGCTCCAACATCTCCATAAGTTGACCGTAAATGAATAGCAAAAGGAATGCCATACTTTGATCCTGCTCGACCATTAAATGTCATAAATAAAGCAACAGCTAACGCACTGATTATCAAAGCCAGCATAATGTTGATAGGAGAAAGGCCTAAAAATAAAAATCCTCCGACCGCTGTGTAGTTGGGGATATTATGAACGGATCCCATCCATAAGGTAAAATAATTCAATTTCCCCATCATTCTCTTTGATAACGACTTGGGAAGTAGATCTTCATTATAGCCACGCTCTCGATAACGTTGAAGCTCTTCTTCCGTGATTTGATAATCTTGGTTTTCCATTAATTCGCCTCCTTTTTAAATGTTTTTATTACGAAAAATTTTTTTCGCTAAATAATAGTAAGCCTATCTTAAAAAATCCTAAAGAAAAACTTGACTAAAATAATTTTTACTATAAAATAACCCTTGAAAATTAGCAAGTAAATCCAATTTTCAAGGGTTTATTCCATTATTATTAATATTTATGAATTAAACACATCATAATTTAACTCTTTTTCATCAGCTGCAACTATTAATGCTACGGTTGTATCTGCATCAACATTCAGTAAGGTTCTGAACATCCCAGAAAACCAATCGATTCCCGCCAATAATGCAATACTTTCTGTTGGTAAACCCAGCATAGGCATAACTGTCGCAAGTGCTACTAAACCACCGCCAGGCACAACAACTGTCCCTAAACAAGCTAATGTTGATAACAAAACGGCTTTGACCAACTCGCCAACACCCATCTGAATATTGTAAAACTGGGCAAATGTTACGATTGCTAGCGATAAAAACATTGCTAAGCCATTACTGTTTAAAGTCATTCCCAGTGGCATCACCAATTTTGAAATCCGATCGCTGATGCCCAATTTATCACGGCCATCTTCTATCTGAATCGGTAACGTAATAGCTGAAGAAGTCGTAGTAAATGCAACAATGGACATTCTCCACATATTTTGAGCTAGTTTTTTTACACTTACTTTACAGTACAAAGCAGTTATCAATAACCAAACGACTAAAAATAGTAAGGCGCTGATTGCAAGTGTTAGTAAAAATTTCATTAATGTTAGTAAGACACCTGTACCGATAGTCCCTATAACAGGAGCAATTAGGCAAAATATACCGATTGGTGCAAGTTTCATGATCAATGTTACCATTTTCAAGATCACGTTATTAAACGCTGACACAACATCTAGTAAAATCGAGTTTTTATCTTTGTCTTTGATCAAGCTTAACGCTAAACCAAATAATAACGAAAAGATGATAACTTGGATCATATTGGCTTGTGCCATAGCTTCAATAATATTTTTAGGGATAAAATCAATGATGATTTCTTGTAAACTCTCTGTGCTGGCACTTATCGCCCCCATTTCAATGCCAGAAGTTTCTAACCCTTTACCCGGTTGAATCAATAAACCAAACACAACACCGATAATAGCAGCTAAAATAGTTGAACCCATAAACCATACAAAAACTTTTAAGCCGATTTTTCCAAGTTCTTTTGCTTCTAAACTTCCGACTGCTTCGATGACTGCCCCCATAATCAATACGACTACAGACATCTGAATCAGTCGTAAGAATAAATCTCCTATGACTTTAAATGATTCAACTTTATCTTGGAAAATGATTCCCACTAGGACGCCTAATATAGTGGCTAACATTACCTGATTGGTCATACTCATGTTACGAATTTTTTTCATGACTGGTTTCCTCACTTTTAAGATATCATTGGATGATTTATATAATCACAAGTTATTAGAAATCTAGCCTTTATTAAGCTTTTTGTTTTTTGTTAAGATTCGCTAACAAGAATAAAATGGTTCCAACCACTAATAGAATAACTGAAATATAAAAGCCCATTACTTTTGAACCAGTAGCATCTGAAATCGATCCTGTTAATGTTGGAGCGATAACTGAAGACATCATTCCGAAGAAGTTGAATACACCAAGTGTTGTACCAATTCCAACTTTAGGCGCATTTTCGCCAAGCCATGAAATAATGATTGGCTCCACTGCAAGTTTTCCTAAAAATCCATACATGATCAAGCTAATCAATAAAAATGTTGAATTAGTTGCTTGAACTGTAAACAATAACATTGCTGCAGCTAGAAGTTCTAAAATCACGATAAATTGAACTTTTTTATGCATATATTTATCTGCTAAACGACTAAAGAACAACGCTCCTGGAATTGAAGCAAATGCAACCAATGATGCAGAGAAACCAATTGCTGCACCTTCAAACCCTCTTTCAGTACCCAAGAAGTTTGGTAACCAAGTAACTGTCATATAATAGCCGTAACATGTTGCAAAGTATAAAATATAAGCGAATAACATTTTTGGTGCAAATAATTTTTTAACTGATACATGTTCTTTTTCTACAACTGGAGCGTCTTTCGCAACAGCTGCCGCTTCTGCTTCTGCTTCTGCAACTTCTGATTGTGCTAAAAATTCAGCATCTTCTTTATTATTACGAATAATTGCTACAAATGCGATTAACATTACAACAATCAATGCTACCGAAATATACATCATTGTTTGCCATGGGAATTGTAACTGAACAACTAAGAAACTTGATAAAATCAACCCTAAACCTGAACCAACGGCTGATCCACTATTCACGATAGCAGTAGAGAAACTTCTTTTTTCTTTAGGAATATTTTGAGATGTTAGAGAATACGCCGAACCATAAAATGATCCACAACCTAAACCAGCTAAAACACTTCCGATATAAATCATTGAAATACTTGTTGCTTGAGAAATCAATAAAGCGGCTAATCCAAAAACAATAAAACCTGGAATCAATACTTTTTTCTTCCCAATTTTATCTACTAAAAAACCTGCTGGAATCTGCATTGCTACATATCCAAAAAAGTAACAAGTAGAGATAAAGCCTAACGCTGTATCCGTGATATTTCCGCCTAATGATGCATTAATCTGCGGATATGCAGGTGATAAAGCTGAACGATAAACCCAGATCGTTACCCAACCAGCACATAACAAAATAACAATTTTTTTCCAATAATCCATTCCTGAACCCTTACTTTTTGCATCCATGTCTTTTCCTCCATATGTTATTTTTTATATGTCTGATAATAAAAATGTTTGTGCAATTTCACTTCAAACTTATAAAAGAATAACTTCTTATTCACTAATAATTGTAAGCGGTAGCAAACTTTCACGCATCATTATTTTTCACAAACTTGTCAAAAAGTTTGTGCAAAGCGAACAATCACTTGTTCTTTCACACAAACAATTTAACATCAATTCTATTTTTTATAGATATTTAATGCCGCTTTGACAGCTTCACCTTTGTTGATTTGGGCACCATAATAATTAAGTGCACCTTCCAAAGCTGATAATACATGCAGTACATTTGATTTTCTACTACTGTAACCCATATTGCCAATACGCCAGACTTTTCCTTGAAGCGCACCAAAAGAAGAGGCAATTTCTACGCCAAATTCGTCTAACATTAATGCTCGGACTTGTTCGCCATCAATTCCATCTGGAATCATAATTGGCGTAACAGTTGGCATCTTAGTTGATAGATCTCCATAAAAACCTAAGCCCATTGCTTTTATCCCAGCAACGATCGCTTGATCATTTTGAGCATGGCGAGCATAAACATTGTCCATACCTTCTTTGATCATCATGCGTAAGCCCTCATGCAGACCGTAGATCATGCTTGTAGCTTCTGTATGATGATTGATTCGCTCTTCACTCCAATAACGCTGTAACTGGCTTAAATCAAGATAATTACTGCTGATGTGATTTGCGTTACGGATATCTTTACTTAAACCCAATTCTTTTTGATAACGACTTGTTAACACTTTTTCTACTCGGTCATTATAAGTAATCAATGATAAACCTGATGGTACACTCACACATTTTTGTGTTCCTGCAATCGCGATATCTACGCCCCAAGCATCGACTTCAAGTGGCACACCACCATATGTTGCAACCATATCTACAACGAAGAAAATATCGTTAGCTTGACAATGTTGCCCAATTTTTTTCATTGCTTGCATTTGTCCATTAGCAGTTTCACCATGGACCATAGCAACGATTTTTGGTTGAAATTTTTTGATTTCCTCAATGACTGTTTCTTGTTCAAATGGCGCATCCCATTCTTTTTCAAGATAATGAATTTCAGCTTGTGCACGCTCACAGATTTCTCCCAAAAGATAAGCAAAACGACCATAGACTGGAATCAAAACTTTATCACCAGGTTCAATCAAGGCAATCAAAGCAGCTTCTAAGCCAGAACGAGATGTTCCATCGACAGCAAAAGCTTGTTTATTTTTTGTCCCGAAAGGAATTTTGATCATTTCTTTTACTTCATCCATAATTTGTAAAAAGGCTGGATCAAATTGACCTAAAATTGAAGCAGACATTGCTCTCAATGCTACAGGATGAGCCTCAACAGGTCCTGGCGTCATAATAGTTCTACTTGGTACTGATATTTCTGAAAACATAACGATTCCCTCTTTTCCGTTTTAGTTTCATCCTACCCTTATATCTGAAAAAGTCATTGTCACTTTTGAATAAAAAATATGAATATTCGGTTATTATGTACAAACCCTTCTTGAATCTGCATACGCTATCATTTAGAATAGGAGATATGATGAGAAATACAGCTATCTAAATTAGTAATCTTGATTATTTTTACGCCCAAGCATCACACTGAAATGATTGGTGTAACTTGATTAGGATACATATTACAATAATTTATTATCTAGCTTCAAGAGCTAGCCTTTTGGGAAAAAGATAAAAAAATAGATGAGGTAAAAAGCATCTCAGGTATTTTTTCCTATTTTCCTGTCAAGACTGAACGAACTCTTTCAGCTTTAAATGTTATCTAGCTACATGGGCTTGCCTCTCGGAAAAAAGATAAAATCTGATTGTGGCAAAAAGCGCCACCCTCATATTTTCCTATTTTTCTGTCGGTGTTGAACGAGCCCATTATACTTTTAAATTTATCTAGCTACGCAGGCTTGCTCCTCGGAAAAAAGATAAAATCTGATTGTGGCAAAGAACGCCACCCTCATATTTTCCTATTTTTCTGTCGGTGTTGAACGAGCCCATTATACTTTTAAATTTATCTAGCTACGCAGGCTTGCTCCTCGGAAAAAAGATAAAATCTGATTGTGGCAAAGAACGCCACCCTCATATTTTCCTATTTTTCTGTCGGAGCAAAACGAGCCCTTTATGCTTTTAAATTTATCTAGCTACGCGGGCTTACTTCTCGGAAAAAAGATAAAATCTGATTGTGGCAAAAAGCGCCACCCTCATATTTTCCTATTTTTCTGTCGGTGCTGAACGAGCCCATTATGCTTTTAAATTTATCTAGCTACGCGGGCTTACTCCTCGAAAAAAAGATAAAATCTGATTGTGGCAAAGAGCGCCACTTTCATATTTTCCTATTTTTCTGTCGGAGCAAAACGAGCCCGCTTCGCTTTTAATATTAGGAGGGAATCCATTGACCACTTTAGAAGATTTGTTAAAAATACCAAGATTTTCCGATCTAAAAATATTAACTAACCCTACAAATGCCAATACCATCGTTGAAAGTATTGAAATTTCTGAGACACCTGATGTGGCCAATTTTATTCCGAAGAAAATTTTTCTTTTAACGACTGCGATGGTTTACAAAAATAATCAAAAAGAGCTTTTTACTCTGATTGATTCTTTAAAAGAACAAGAAGCAGCTGGGATCGGTATCAAGGTTGGACGTTTTATTGAAACAATTGATCCTGCTATTATCGATTATGCTAATGAGATCAATTTCCCTGTTGTTCAAGTACCTAGCAATCAGCCTTTAGGGGCTTTGTTGCACCAATTGCTAAACTACTTGTGGGATACTAAAACAGAGCAGCTAAGTTATGCGTTAGATATTCAAAAGCGCTTTTCTGATTTGTTGATTCATGATGTAAGTATTGCTCGTTTTATCGCAGATTTTGGTAAAATGATCAATACACCTGTGATTTTATTAAGTCCTTATCGTAAAGTGATCGCTCATTCAAAACATTTTACTCAGACGTCAAAGCCTGCTGAATATTATGTTGAACAACTCGTTAGTAAATATGACAACTGGAATGAAGATAGTCATACCTCCTTTATGATCAAGGATCTAAATCAAGAACCATTGCAGATTGTCGGATTTTCAGTTACAGGGAATAGCTATTTTCCACATCACTTACTAATTTTAAATCCACAGCAAGTTCCTTATCCAATGTCGGAGTTTGCAGTTGAACAGGCCTGTTTAGTCTTGTCTTTTATGTTGTATAAGAATCAAAAAGTTCAGGAATCACTAGATTTTCTTAAGAGTGATTTTTTAGGTCAACTCGTTGAATACCAACAAACACCTCATCAGTCCAGACGTGATTGGCTCGATCTTGGTACCAATTATGGATTAAAGAAAAGTACACAGTATCAGGTTGTTTATTCTGCATGTAGTCAAACTACTGCTACTGCTACAAAGATCAAATACCAACAAGAAGAAAGTGATGTCGCCTTTCAATGGCTACAAGAAACATTACCACCAAGGATCAAACATGTCAGTATTTTTAAAGTGAAAAATACAAATCACTTAGCGATTTTAATTCAAAGCAGAGTAGAAGATCTAGAAAAAATCTTAACTGAACTATCGCTGGCGCTCTCTGAAAAGCTACCAATCACTTTGACCTTTGCTTTAGGTAATCTGTATGAAACAATCGAGCAAATCGCTAGTTCTTTTATTGAGGCTAAAACAGCTTATGAAGAAATGCTGACGATGACAGATGGCTCACTAACTCATCGTTACCATCCTAAAGGGATGAAGAGTTTATTTGAGAAAATGAGTCTTGAAGATATTCATTATTTCTGTGAAACAACTTTAAAAGAGCTTGCGTATCCAATTGAAGACTCTTTCATTGAGCTTCGAAAAACATTACAGTGCTATTTAAGTTTTCAATGTGAAATTTCAAAAACTGCTAAAGAGATGTATTTACACCGTAATACGATTAAATATAGAATCGATCATTGTGCAAAGTTACTTGGAAAAAGCATTCAAGACCCAAATAATAGTTTGAATTTACGTTTGGCTTTAGAGTTATCCGAACGATCTAATCAACATCAATAAAAAAATAGAAGTTGAATGAGGAGGCTAGGACAGAAGCGTTTATCCATTCCTCTTTCAACTTCTATTTTGATTTTATCTAGCCTGTGATTCTTGTGCCAGCTCTCCCTAGTAAAGCTTGGTCAGCTTCTTCTAAAGAACAGATGATGGCAGTTTTACCTTGTGCAGCAAAACCAATTGCAGCTTCCATTTTTGGTCCCATACTTCCATCTGCAAAATGACCTTCATCCATATATTGTTGCGCTTGTTTTACAGAAATCGTTTCTAATTTTTCTTGATTCTCTTTGCCATAATTGATGTAGACATTACTTACGTCTGTCAACATCATAAAGACATTGGCATCGATTTGCTCAGCTAATTTTTTACCCGTACGATCTTTATCGATAACAGCTTCGATTCCTTTTAACAAGCCATCTTGATCACGAACAACAGGAATCCCCCCGCCGCCGCCTGCAATAACAATCGTGTTGCGATTTAGTAAATTAACGATTGCATCTACACCATGGATAGCTTTTGGTTGTGGTGAAGGTACGACACGACGGTAACCACGACCAGCATCTTCCATCATCACCCAATTTTTCTCTTGCTCCATTTGTTTAGCTTCTTCTTCTGAATAAAAAATTCCGATCGGCTTGTTTGGATTTTGAAATGCTTCATCATCCGCTGACACTTCAGTTTGAGTTAATAATGTAATCACATTGCTCGTCAAACCTTTTGTTTCCAACGAATTTTTCAAACTTTGCTCTAACATATAACCAATAAAACCTTGTGACTCTGCATTACAAACATCTAAAGGAAATGGTGGAACCACGTCTTTGGCTTCTTCATTTTGTCTTAAAATATTCCCAACTTGTGGACCGTTACCATGTGTTAAAACGATTTCATAATCGATTTCTTCTATCTTTGCAACCAATTCAGCACTTACCTTAACATTATCTAGTTGTACCTCAAGTGTTGCTTCTTGGTTTGGCTTTAAAATTGCATTGCCTCCCAATGCGATTACGACACGATTTGCCATAAAAATCCTCCTTCATTTGCTCCTATAAAATTTGATTGTAGTAATTAAGCCGGCCAGTAAATCAACACCTGATGTGTGACCTACGCTCATGATAGCTTCTGCGGCATGTGCTATTTCTTCTTCATTACTATTTGTTGTTAATGCCGTTACTAAATTCCGTACCGGCTCACTAAAACGGCCTGATAATGCGCACAACAAATAATGCTTGCTGATATCTGTTGTTAGAAACTGTTCTGTTAACAGTTCAGTAAGTAAATTTATTAATGTGGAATTTTCTTCTTTTAATAGAATTCTTGCAGCTAGATGACCGACGACCATATCATCACCAGATGGTGTCAACCCTGGACCTCTACCTATAAGAAAATCAAGACCTGATTCTTGCTGTGATTGCTCTTCTAAACATAAATACTGAATGGCTTCACTAAATAGATTTCCAACTTTTACAAAATTAGCCAATGTGTTTTGACTGCCAGTTTCTTTTGCTACTGTATTTGTATATGAAAGCAGTTTTTCTAAACTAATTGTCAACACTTCTTCAGTTCGCTCTATTTTAGACGAGTAGGGTTTCCCATGCATCAGAAATAGATGTTCGT
The DNA window shown above is from Enterococcus sp. 12C11_DIV0727 and carries:
- a CDS encoding MFS transporter — protein: MDELKGSNRRTPYWKQIIYILTIGWIVIWIYRTILTPIYPIISEYFGGATDAQLGHISSFYFLGYVCMQIPSGLLVDRLGKKQILIPGFLLFGLGAVIVGLAQNIGVVFIGSILAGLGCGTYYGVAYSLTAEYVPVSKRSLSTAIVNSGTAIGSGLGLISSSYLVGTGILPWQALIFATIVLILMAVVMFLRYIHLEKPKKGSSVSKYSEKKKHVSIKALFKPRMISAYILYFSTLYTYYLIDTWLPNFLETEKGFSGTSVGLASSLVFFTAIPGALIFSRIADGIPMKKVQLIIVLEILAASVLFLTVTTTNQMILVIGIMAYGFFGKLAVEPIIISWLGESAPKGSVATMYGVFNFFGMSASVIVPSLTGKISDITGSKLYAFYLAIAIIGIGTLLLYIINRIVDQKSKQIN
- the allB gene encoding allantoinase AllB, translated to MSYDLIIKNGLVILESGEVKTDVAVKDGLIAAIGSDLGEADKVIDAVGLVVSPGMVDAHVHITDPGGGYRDQWEGYITGTASCAKGGVTSFMEMPLNQVPATVDGESLEIKYNTGKGKLKSDVGSFGGVVPFNLKGGIQELDAGGVAAYKCFMATCGDRSIDGDFMNVDDYSLYEGMKQVAKTGKVLAIHAENAAITDKLGEIAYKNGETTLKAYVASRPVFTEVEPIRRAILFAKETGCRIHICHIACPEGVEEVTKAREAGVDVTCETCTHYLYFDTDELDAIGPVVKCSPPIRDKENQNGMWKKVLTGEIDFVTSDHSPCTPDLKDKANAFEAWGGISGVQNNVDVLFDEGVQKRGMSLKQFADIIATNPADRYDLDQKGRISIGKDADFVLIKPNAPYTLKAEDLEYRNKISPYIGREIGAQVVQTVLRGHVIYSQESGVATDFVGAFIKK
- the allW gene encoding allantoin permease produces the protein MENQDYQITEEELQRYRERGYNEDLLPKSLSKRMMGKLNYFTLWMGSVHNIPNYTAVGGFLFLGLSPINIMLALIISALAVALFMTFNGRAGSKYGIPFAIHLRSTYGDVGAKLPGFLRGCVAAIAWFGLQNYTGSLALLILIGKIWPGFLTLGGDTVILGISVPGLIAFTLFWVVNMLIGFGGGKILNKFTAILSPLIYIVFGGMAIWAIGAVGGLGPILSYDVAGAAHNISPVFVYLMIINSVLAVWAAPGASVSDFTQNAKSTKDQTIGQTASFLVGYGIFAFSSVVILIGGSIRYGIQEWNILNIVDRWDNSFAIIVAMLVFLLTTVSTNATGNIIPAAYQLCALFPKKIDYKKGVLLASVISFLIMPWKLMENAASIFIFLNTIGAVLGPVAGVMIANYYFVQKQKIDLNQLYMDPKADNSQNSYKGLNKPAYVATIVALVICLSGNFIPALKIISDISWISGFVSAFVLYLLLRKFFDKK
- a CDS encoding dicarboxylate/amino acid:cation symporter, encoding MKKIRNMSMTNQVMLATILGVLVGIIFQDKVESFKVIGDLFLRLIQMSVVVLIMGAVIEAVGSLEAKELGKIGLKVFVWFMGSTILAAIIGVVFGLLIQPGKGLETSGIEMGAISASTESLQEIIIDFIPKNIIEAMAQANMIQVIIFSLLFGLALSLIKDKDKNSILLDVVSAFNNVILKMVTLIMKLAPIGIFCLIAPVIGTIGTGVLLTLMKFLLTLAISALLFLVVWLLITALYCKVSVKKLAQNMWRMSIVAFTTTSSAITLPIQIEDGRDKLGISDRISKLVMPLGMTLNSNGLAMFLSLAIVTFAQFYNIQMGVGELVKAVLLSTLACLGTVVVPGGGLVALATVMPMLGLPTESIALLAGIDWFSGMFRTLLNVDADTTVALIVAADEKELNYDVFNS
- a CDS encoding MFS transporter, whose protein sequence is MDAKSKGSGMDYWKKIVILLCAGWVTIWVYRSALSPAYPQINASLGGNITDTALGFISTCYFFGYVAMQIPAGFLVDKIGKKKVLIPGFIVFGLAALLISQATSISMIYIGSVLAGLGCGSFYGSAYSLTSQNIPKEKRSFSTAIVNSGSAVGSGLGLILSSFLVVQLQFPWQTMMYISVALIVVMLIAFVAIIRNNKEDAEFLAQSEVAEAEAEAAAVAKDAPVVEKEHVSVKKLFAPKMLFAYILYFATCYGYYMTVTWLPNFLGTERGFEGAAIGFSASLVAFASIPGALFFSRLADKYMHKKVQFIVILELLAAAMLLFTVQATNSTFLLISLIMYGFLGKLAVEPIIISWLGENAPKVGIGTTLGVFNFFGMMSSVIAPTLTGSISDATGSKVMGFYISVILLVVGTILFLLANLNKKQKA